Proteins from a genomic interval of Collinsella sp. zg1085:
- a CDS encoding cupin domain-containing protein produces the protein MIHQVNAGTVVELAQLVSYQPGQVARTVLAESDQCKLVLMGIEAGHGLDEHAAPSDALFVVIEGEAQVIYEGVEHMLHVGETIRFDKGGRHSVRAVCDMKFALLLV, from the coding sequence ATGATTCATCAGGTAAACGCTGGTACGGTTGTAGAACTTGCTCAGTTGGTGTCATATCAACCGGGACAAGTTGCACGTACGGTACTTGCAGAAAGCGACCAGTGCAAGTTGGTACTTATGGGTATCGAGGCTGGCCATGGTCTTGACGAGCATGCAGCTCCCTCAGATGCGCTCTTCGTAGTTATTGAGGGTGAGGCTCAGGTTATCTATGAGGGGGTTGAGCATATGCTGCACGTTGGTGAGACTATCCGTTTTGATAAAGGCGGTCGCCACAGTGTACGCGCCGTGTGTGATATGAAGTTTGCCCTGCTTTTGGTGTAG
- a CDS encoding pyridoxamine kinase has product MSNAITSTAAPVLYQREGLYIPRVAAVHDMCGYGKCSLGVAIPVLSAAGIDVCPVPTALFSAHTKFPVFYMHDTTQMLNEYLNAWQQEGIELDGVYSGFIGSAEQVAVIQRLYGEYPRALRIVDPVMGDAGQMYPTYTEDMCKAMRDLVDGAHVLTPNLTEASILTGISYEGQDISVERVQVYANALLEMGAQSVVIKGIVHEGKALIYNYLAARDTDAGALQEVESELLPYMLHGTGDLFASGLTAALFAGKDLRESVVFAGDLVRDAMQLTRHQPDFELRGVSFEPTLGKVAELLATA; this is encoded by the coding sequence ATGTCTAACGCAATTACCAGCACTGCTGCCCCTGTTTTGTATCAACGGGAGGGTTTGTATATCCCGCGCGTTGCTGCCGTACACGATATGTGCGGCTATGGAAAATGTTCACTGGGGGTTGCTATTCCGGTGCTTTCAGCAGCAGGTATTGATGTGTGTCCCGTTCCCACTGCGCTATTTAGCGCACACACAAAGTTCCCCGTGTTTTATATGCATGACACAACACAAATGCTCAATGAATATCTCAACGCTTGGCAGCAAGAGGGCATTGAGCTTGATGGCGTGTATTCAGGCTTTATTGGGTCTGCTGAGCAAGTTGCTGTTATACAGCGTTTGTATGGGGAGTATCCTCGTGCACTGCGCATAGTTGACCCTGTTATGGGTGATGCTGGTCAGATGTATCCCACCTATACCGAAGATATGTGCAAAGCTATGCGTGATTTGGTTGATGGGGCTCATGTGTTAACACCCAATCTTACCGAGGCTTCAATTCTTACGGGTATTTCGTATGAAGGTCAGGATATTTCGGTTGAGCGTGTACAGGTCTATGCCAACGCCCTGCTTGAAATGGGTGCACAATCAGTGGTAATAAAGGGAATTGTGCATGAAGGTAAAGCTCTGATTTATAACTATCTTGCCGCACGTGATACCGATGCAGGCGCCTTGCAGGAAGTTGAGTCTGAGTTGCTCCCCTATATGCTTCATGGAACCGGTGACCTTTTTGCAAGTGGTTTAACAGCGGCGCTGTTTGCGGGAAAAGACCTACGCGAAAGTGTAGTTTTTGCCGGCGATTTAGTGCGCGATGCTATGCAGCTCACGCGCCATCAGCCTGACTTTGAGCTGCGCGGTGTGAGTTTTGAGCCAACGCTTGGCAAAGTGGCAGAGTTGTTGGCAACCGCTTAG
- a CDS encoding ABC transporter ATP-binding protein, which translates to MFKRFLSYYGPEKGLFIADTVCALVLAGIDLAFPIILRSLTAGLFAQTPVQILDALGFIALGLAGLYVVRMACRYFVSAQGHIMGARMESRMREDLFDQYERMSFSYFDRHNSADMMSRVVNDLFDICEGAHHLPEWIIICSIEIIGAFVILFTISPELTSVMALITLIFVGVMVRQNFAMRAVYADNRVKISGINAQLQDSLAGMRVVKSFANEQTERAKFRQSNNTYLASKEAMYHVMGRYQATSALMTGCLYVCIIVLGGWLIAHQQMTAPDLATFALYIGLFATPVETLVNSTETFQKAIAGFKRMDDVLATCPEIVDAPLAKPLDVDGGHIVYKDVCFSYPEGERSETGEMRPVINCLNLDIQPGQTLALVGPSGGGKSTTCALLPRFYDVQAGSIAIDGQDVRDVTQESLRRAIGIVQQDVYLFNGSIRENIAYGAPGATDEQIAAAAHKAHIDAFIESLPEGYDTLVGERGSRLSGGQKQRIAIARVFLKNPPILILDEATSALDNESEGAVQAALAALSKGRTTIVIAHRLSTIKGADVIATVEAGCVVEQGTHEELLAAGGTYARYYRMQFEGISSMQHSD; encoded by the coding sequence ATGTTTAAGCGTTTTTTATCCTATTATGGTCCCGAAAAAGGGCTTTTTATAGCAGATACCGTTTGTGCCTTAGTGCTTGCGGGAATCGATTTGGCGTTTCCTATTATTTTGCGCTCGCTTACTGCGGGTTTGTTTGCTCAAACGCCTGTACAAATTCTTGATGCGCTTGGCTTTATCGCGCTTGGTCTTGCAGGTTTATATGTAGTGCGCATGGCGTGTCGTTATTTTGTTTCAGCACAGGGTCATATTATGGGTGCGCGTATGGAGTCGCGTATGCGCGAAGACCTTTTTGACCAGTATGAACGCATGAGCTTTAGCTATTTTGACCGGCATAACTCCGCTGACATGATGAGTCGCGTGGTGAACGATTTATTTGATATTTGCGAGGGTGCTCACCACCTCCCTGAGTGGATTATTATTTGCAGCATTGAAATTATCGGTGCTTTTGTTATTTTGTTTACCATCTCGCCTGAGTTAACAAGTGTTATGGCGTTGATTACGCTCATTTTTGTGGGTGTTATGGTGCGCCAAAACTTTGCCATGCGGGCAGTATACGCTGATAATCGGGTCAAAATATCGGGTATCAATGCGCAGCTCCAAGATTCGCTTGCCGGTATGCGTGTCGTAAAATCTTTTGCTAACGAGCAAACCGAGCGCGCAAAATTTAGGCAATCAAACAACACCTATCTTGCTTCAAAAGAGGCAATGTATCATGTCATGGGCCGCTATCAGGCAACAAGCGCTCTTATGACGGGGTGTTTATATGTATGTATTATTGTGCTCGGCGGCTGGCTTATTGCTCATCAGCAAATGACTGCACCTGACCTAGCTACCTTTGCGCTGTATATCGGTTTATTTGCAACACCGGTTGAAACCTTGGTAAATTCAACGGAAACCTTCCAAAAGGCAATTGCTGGATTTAAGCGCATGGACGATGTGTTAGCCACCTGTCCAGAAATTGTTGATGCCCCTCTTGCAAAGCCTCTTGATGTAGACGGCGGACACATTGTCTATAAGGACGTTTGTTTTAGCTATCCTGAGGGTGAGCGGTCAGAAACCGGTGAGATGCGCCCGGTTATCAATTGTTTGAACCTTGATATACAACCCGGACAAACGCTTGCATTGGTGGGTCCCAGCGGTGGTGGCAAATCAACAACCTGCGCGCTGTTGCCGCGTTTCTATGATGTGCAGGCGGGGTCCATTGCAATCGATGGTCAAGATGTGCGCGATGTGACCCAAGAAAGCCTCAGGCGTGCAATTGGGATTGTTCAGCAAGACGTATATCTCTTTAACGGAAGCATTCGAGAAAACATTGCTTATGGCGCACCAGGAGCTACTGACGAGCAGATAGCTGCAGCGGCACACAAAGCGCATATCGACGCCTTCATTGAGAGTTTGCCAGAGGGCTACGATACGCTGGTAGGCGAGCGCGGGTCGCGCCTTTCTGGTGGTCAGAAACAGCGTATAGCCATTGCTCGCGTGTTTCTTAAAAACCCGCCGATTCTTATTTTGGACGAGGCAACTTCAGCGCTTGATAACGAGAGCGAAGGAGCTGTTCAGGCGGCTCTTGCCGCTTTGTCAAAAGGTCGTACCACCATTGTTATTGCCCACCGGCTTTCTACCATTAAAGGGGCAGATGTCATTGCAACCGTTGAGGCGGGTTGCGTGGTTGAGCAGGGAACGCACGAGGAGCTTCTTGCTGCAGGTGGCACCTATGCTCGTTACTATCGCATGCAGTTTGAAGGTATTTCAAGCATGCAACACAGCGATTAG